Sequence from the Montipora foliosa isolate CH-2021 chromosome 12, ASM3666993v2, whole genome shotgun sequence genome:
TTGAGGTGGTACCATTCAACAAAATGTAGCCCCCTAGATGATAGAACAAATTCCCCAGTGTTTGGTGGTTGATGagctattaattattttaaagttttgaaaGTGTATTGCTTTTGATTGATAGGTAGTCCATTGGTGTGGAGGAATGTCGCCTTGGGGGTGGCAGCTGGTACTGCGGCAGTCGCAGCAGCTCCAGTGGTCCTGAGTGCAGTTGGCTTTACTTCAGGAGGCATTGCACTTGGTTCTATTGCTGCTGGAACAGCTACTGTTTTGGCAAGAAGAGCTTGGGGAAGGTGGTTCACAAGTGCAGATAACCAAGATAACTAGAAGGACATACATCAAGCCAAACTGTGAGAAAAGTTGGATCACGTCTTTGcaaacattggccgtgtagcacttaactgattagagtgtaatgtgaagtgctagttttctaccccatatgaaccatgtgagcattagcccttctaatggaaatgggcccacacaaggacagagaaaaacttggaccagggtgggaattgaacccacaaacgtt
This genomic interval carries:
- the LOC137979776 gene encoding uncharacterized protein isoform X2, with the protein product METESEDDTCDQTVQSQAQEYQPENHIGGDGNSGSETTGSPLVWRNVALGVAAGTAAVAAAPVVLSAVGFTSGGIALGSIAAGTATVLARRAWGRWFTSADNQDN
- the LOC137979776 gene encoding uncharacterized protein isoform X1 translates to METESEDDTCDQTVQSQAQEYQPENHIGGDGNSGSETTGDSGSETTGSPLVWRNVALGVAAGTAAVAAAPVVLSAVGFTSGGIALGSIAAGTATVLARRAWGRWFTSADNQDN